Proteins from one Panicum virgatum strain AP13 chromosome 7K, P.virgatum_v5, whole genome shotgun sequence genomic window:
- the LOC120643115 gene encoding late embryogenesis abundant protein 19-like, with amino-acid sequence MSRPMAAMLLGDARAAGAAKLAGSTTVKQALVPTHACFLPPRPQPASWGRLCLQTAPRSSQAYNNAADDRRDIRDKYKGAAEEAKDATGDAKEHVKGMAGEAKDRAQDMTGRVANQASDMAGRAKDQTKGMAEEAADTASRVADRAKHETKDAAREAADRAGPAKELGHEAARRAQEAARAAKDRTGEAAERAMDTAGEANDRAVEGTMPAGEVVVEMTKEGASKVAETAQAIGEKAKQAARGTWDAAKETAQSVKDSVVPDAEDVDAAVKERDRIAREMDRLEQERNKREAREKGSGLP; translated from the exons ATGTCCAGGCCGATGGCCGCCATGCTGCTCGgggacgcgcgcgccgccggcgccgccaagcTCGCCGGCAGCACCACCGTTAAGCAAGCTCTTGTTCCCACTCATGCGTGTTTCCTTCCTCCCCGGCCGCAGCCGGCGAGCTGGGGCCGCCTCTGCTTGCAGACCGCGCCAAGATCGTCTCAG GCGTACAACAACGCGGCGGACGACCGGAGGGACATCAGGGACAAGTACaagggcgcggcggaggaggcgaaggACGCCACCGGCGACGCCAAGGAGCACGTGAAGGGGATGGCCGGGGAGGCGAAGGACAGGGCGCAGGACATGACCGGCCGCGTGGCGAACCAGGCGTCGGACATGGCGGGGAGGGCCAAGGACCAGACCAAGGGCATGGCGGAGGAAGCCGCGGACACCGCGTCCCGGGTGGCGGACAGGGCGAAGCACGAGACCAAGGACGCGGCGCGGGAGGCCGCGGACCGGGCGGGGCCCGCCAAGGAGCTGGGGCACGAGGCCGCGCGCCGGgcgcaggaggcggcgcgggcggccaaggaccggacgggggaggcggcggagcgggccaTGGACACCGCCGGCGAGGCCAATGACCGCGCCGTGGAGGGGACCATGCCGGCcggggaggtggtggtggagatGACCAAGGAGGGCGCGAGCAAGGTGGCCGAGACGGCGCAGGCGATCGGGGAGAAGGCGAAGCAGGCGGCGCGGGGCACCTGGGACGCCGCAAAGGAGACCGCGCAGAGCGTCAAGGACAGCGTGGTCCCCGACGCGGAGGACGTGGACGCCGCCGTGAAGGAGCGGGACCGGATCGCCCGGGAGATGGACAGGTTGGAGCAGGAGCGGAACAAGAGGGAGGCCAGGGAGAAGGGCTCGGGCTTGCCGTAG